ACACTTAGCATTTATGTATGTTCTCAAAACAATGGTAGAATTGAATAGTTATAAAACCCCAAATATTTACTACCTGGCCCTTTATAGAAAAGTTTTGCCCTAGGCTTCTTTAATTAGcttctcttcttttattcttGTCCCTTTAGGGTCTACTCTGCACATAGCAGCTGGAGGTCATTCAGATACAGTCTTTCCTGAGCCTCTTAGCAGCATAAATCTTTGTTCTGAATGGCAAGGCCTGCCAGGCTCTGTGTACGCCAGGCACCCTAGCTGACCCTTGAGTGCAGGATATTAACATCTCCCCCTCTTTACGTGAGTGTTACCATCTTAGAGAGGCCTTCAAGGCCCTGTCTCTTTTATGGCTCCTCCTTCTTGCATGCAATAAatgctctgccttctcttccgGTTCTGAACCAAAGGCAGAGAACCCAGCAAGTGACCACTGGTGGCCAGAACAGCATATATCCCAGCCACACCCAGACCAGACCCTCAGTGATTTGGGCTAACAGCTGGTCTCTGGGTCCACATTTAATCTGGAAACTGGGGGTAATGAGAGCATCCCATTTCCACTGAAAAACCAAACTACAACAAAGTTAAAAATTGCAGTTGCCTTTGGCGATTCTAGAAGCAGTAAGCTCTTGTTTCCTATAACAGAAGAAACAAGTTGGCTTTACGGACATGAAAGGGATGAAGAAATCAGAATCCAGTAGATTGGCAGTTTCCGTCGGTCCTCTGGGAGGGACTTCCTCATCATGTCTGTGTGGAGATTTGGCTGTGCTCTTTCCTGACTTCTTGGAAGGTCAAGGAAACAATTTATCTGTGGCTACCCACATTAGCACAAGTGACTCCATTCTGGTGCTGCTGTGTGCCCTCCACAGGAGCCCCATCCTAACAAAGCCTTTGCAAGTTTCTGTGGAAGGCTTAAAGGAGATATGATAACTGCACTATCAGCACACTGCAATCCCTTTAAAtactgtgtgtggtatatgtgcaggaagtgtgcacacacgtgtgtgatTGGATGCCAGAACCCCCAGGGATATCATGCTAAAATGAAATGAGCCAGTCCCAACAGGATGAATCCTGCATGCTTTTTCTATTTACAAGGGACACCTGAAGCAGATCTCAGGAGCTGAAAGTGAAGTGGCGACTGTGGAAAGCAGGATAGTGAGCTCTGACATCCAGAAGgcatttgaggaaaaaaaaagttctgaaacCTGCTATAAAAACAGTGCTTATAAAGTTCACCAAACCACACTATACCCTCAGAAGTGTACTGAAGGTGGAGTTCATAGCAGGTGCTTTTTATCACAGTGAGtttggggttggggagatggggagatACTATGCAAACTTTAGGACCTGGGAGCAGGTCCTCAGAGTGTACATGAAAGCCTGGACACAGGAGGGCACACgtgtaatcccagtactgtggAAAGGCAGAGATAAGTCCTGAGTTAGGAGTCTTGGGGTGTCCTGGGGCAGGATTTCCAAGGTCTTGATGTCTCAAACAAACTGGACAAGACACAGAGTAGTGAGAAAGCCCAGGATACATCCTACAGAATGGGACAGGGCTCCAGAAAACACATTTTCTGAGCAGGCGACCATGTGGGGAAGGGGCATTGGGCAATTTCTTGCCATTTGACAATGAGATGCATGATTTTagatgacgtgtgtgtgtgtgtgtgtgtgtgtgtagagaaccCTAACACAGCTTATCTCCTAGGtggttaggtttttttgtttgacacacattctctgtatagccctgactgtccagaAACTTATGCTGATCAGACTagtctccaactcacagagatccacctgcctctgcctcccaggtgctggggttaaaggagtgCACAgccaccctcctcccaccctcccagGTAAAATTTGatcctatcaagttgacaatgatcACATGCATTGAATCCACCCAGTATAGGTAAGAGGGAGGAGAGATAGGAAATGAGAGGTGGTGGATTTCTTATAGTTTTCTTGCTGTACACTCAAGAGTACTTCTCCTTCCTTATCCGGCTGCATCTTTGGGGCAGCTCTGAGGACTAGCTTCATACAGAGATGGGAAGGAAGCAAGGTGCCCCGTGGCCCTTTCTGGCTCCTTTTCGAAGATGTCCCTTGTATTCTGAGGCCCTACTTATAAGGGGAGCAGGAGGGCCAGCAGGCCATGAAAACCAGCTGAGAACAGGGCATGGGTGGTCTAACCTGTGACTGGGCTAGCCTGTGTCTGAAGGGCACGGGTATGGGGAGGGCTGGGATGAAAGTGTCAAGGGGAGTTTCATGTGAGGAACCGCTGAGATTGAGAAAGAGGACAGACACTTGGAATGACACACCTGGTCAGCATCCAGACCTGAGGGCGTTCAGGGTTTGAGGAGAAGGTAGGACCATACCAAAGGGGCTGCGTACCAGAACTGGCCAGTAATTGTTTTGAGGTTGCTGCTGTTTCTAATGGTTCTCAAATCATAATTCCAAGAGCACGAGAAATTTTAAAGTTCTACAAAGCTTTATTAAATCCAGCCGTATCTCTAAAATAGAACCACATAAAATCCCACACATTCCCTTTCAACATTCTTACTAGGAGACCAAGGCTTCCCTGGGTGACCCTGGCTTCTCTGGGAGACCCCGGAGCAGTCTTCTCTCCCTCATTTATTGGCATCTCGGTCAAGGATGGAAGCCGATTTGGCCCAACTTAGGTGAGTGAAATATTTAATCAGCGACAGGACGTGTTTACACTAAATACAGAACCTGAACACCCAGAGAGGAAGCCTGCACACAGGCAATCAGAGGGCCCATCTGAACCAGGCCCACTGCCTGGCCTCTTGTTCTAGTGAGGCCATAGGCCCCAGGTTTGCATATCCCTGGCTGCAAGCACCTAGGTTCTAAGGAAGGGCAAGAGAGCTCTCAGGTCTTACACCGCTCTGCAATCAAAGCCTATGTTTGCTGGGTAGGTGGGGCTTCACAGGTCAGGTGGGTACAGGCACAACACCTTGAGTGATGGCTGATCTGGGGCCTGGCCAGATTCCAATGACGAGGTCTTGTCCCTCATGGTGTATGTACTGCTGAGGGACCCGTGAGGAAGAAGGCAAGTTCATAAGTCAGAGACACTAGTTGTCTTGTGAGGCCAAAGGGAAAGACGGAAGAGTCAATCAGCTAAGATCATCAGAGGCACAGACACCACTGAGCACCTAGAGGAGGTGAGGAGAACTGGGATCTTCTCTGGAGCCCCTTGCCAGGGAGTCAGCAGAGCTGAGGGACCAACCAAGGCAGCCGAGCAGGCAACAGCAGCATGGGAAGGGGCAGCGTCTGGCCAGAGTTTTCTTCTTGGAGCCCAGTGTAGAGGAAAAAGGACATGACTAGCGAACAGACAGAACATAAGTACCAACATCTCCCCTGTGGGGCCAGGCCTGGGCAAGGCAGACAGGAGCTGCAGGacctggggagagaagagaagagaaggcagggTTAGAGGGACAGTCAAGGAGCAGGCAGTGGAGTTGCTGGGTGGGTGTGGCTACTCAGTCCCTGATGCTGAACCTCGTATCTCATGCCTAGGTCAGGGCCAAACACAAACACCGTGAAGAGAgtggggtgaaaaaaaaaaaaagagagagaaataaagaaaatatccaatttaaaaaaatctctgaggaaaaaaaaaaaagaagaagaaatggagaaaCCTGCTTCAGTATTATCTGTGGATCCCCGGCTGAGTTcgtgagatggcccagcagtcaTCTCTTAGACAACCGATGGTGAACAACGAGTCACCTCAGGGGCCCTGCAGACATGGATGTAGCCGGGGCTCCTAAGGTGGTAAAGGAGAGACATGGACATGTCCAAGAAGCTTCTCCTACTCTAGGCTGCCTCTGAAGATAGCTGCCGGGGAGGGGTTGTCATGGCTTTCATAGAGAAGGGCCCTCCTTCCTTCTGATGGAGCTCAGGGGCGCTCACCGGGTCTGGGTTATTCATCGTTGGACTCCGAGTCTATCAGTTCAAGCAACATGTCCTCCACGTCTCTAAACTGAGGGCGGAGAAGGAGAGGGACAAGCGAGTGGTCAGACCAGCCCTGGGAATTCCCCTTTCTTTCTGGCTCAGCTTTCTTCAGCCTGGGTTAGTACTGGGTCCTGAGGTGAGGTGGCTAGCCCTCTCAACTGGTTTCAGTCAGTGACTACCACAGAGGGCTCCTGGTGCCAAGGGGTTTGGCTAAGACCTTAGATGATGGCTTCTTCTATCTTTctaacccttaaaaaaaaaagtctgtagtTAGCTCCCCTTCCATTAGCTTCTGGTACCAGGGTGGAGGGAATATAGAGCTAGCCCACACCAAGGCCGGAGACCAGGATCACTCAAGATCACCCACTCGGTCCTTGGGGAAAGCCGTGCTTGCCTTGATATGGTACAGGATCTGCCAATACATGGAGTCGCAGCTTCGGTACCTGTCCTTGGGGTACAGTTGCCACATTAAAGGCAGCTCGTAAGGCACCAGCTGACTGGGGGACATAGCTTCCCCCAAGGTGACATCTTCCTGGCGCAAGATCACCTGGAATTTTTCATTACTCTGCAGAGGAAGAACAGAACACAACCTTTGCCTCCTGCGCACCATCATCAGGCTCCTCCAGAGCACAAACACCAGCCATCTCTTCTGTCTGTCACTCAGGAGCCTGGGGCTGACCCAACAGCCTGAGGACAGATACCACCTCTGGACCCAACTCCACAGGCTGCACATCATCTTAGGGTCTCTGGTTGGGTCAGGGTCTAGTCACTCAGGGTGGACGCTTTTCCTGCCAACCTCCTATTGCTGGGGTAAGCTATGCAGCCCTTCAGCTTGGTTTCAAGTGTGTGTGGAAAGGTCACCCACGTAGAGCAGAGAGTCATCTCTTAGACAttatctactttttcttttgCCTACTTGTTTGAGACAACATCTCTTACTGGCTTGGGGTTCACCTAAAAACAACAACACCCccctataaaaacaaaacaacaagaacaaacaacaaaaacaaaactcaaaccaaCCAAAAACTGAGCTCCAGAGACCGGAGTGCAGCTGACCTGAGTGCGGCCTCCCGAGCAATGTCTACCGCACTGGCTTCCTCAACTTGATCTCTGGGGACTGAAGTCCAGACCTCATACTtacaaggcaaacactttaccaacctTAGCCAGCCTTGCCAGGGATCTGACTTTTTGGGCACTGTCCCCTTTTAAACAAGGTATCTATCCATGGACCCACTATGGGAACTAAGAATGAAATGCACTGCCTTTTCTATCAGATGGTTAAATGAGACAAAGGAGTCATTACCTCTAAAGAGGTTCGCATGAAGCCCTGGGGCAAAAATCCCTCTGACAGCCCAAACTTTTCTAAGACCTAAGTATGTATTCAAGGTTGCAATCTGTTTTCAAAGTTGTGCTTGGCTTGTCAACAGTGCAGCTCTGAGTCATGTAAGGCTGAACTCTTGACCAACGGGTGTGGGACTCAGGACCCCTCTGGCACAAGCGACGAAACCTGCACAAATACAACTGTATGTCTTGCTGAAATGCTTTGGATTGTGTGATCCCTTGCTGgagaccgcccccctccccccactttctAACACTTAAATCTGGTgacagaagccgggcgtggtggcgcacgcctttaatcccagcacttgggaggcagaggcaggtggatttctgagtttgaggccagcctggtctacaaagtgagttccaggacagccagggctatacagagagaccctgtctcgaaaacaaaaacaaaaaaaacaaaaaaaaacaaaaaaaaagaatctggtgACAGGCGGCATTTTCTCCATCATGGGCATGGCTCATCTGGACTAATGGCAACTGTCTCCTTAGTTACCGTCTTCAGATGCCAGGGTTATCAAATTCATGGCTGCTAGACTCGTGACACCTTCTCCTCATGGGCAGAGGAGTCCAGAGCCCACAGAAATCCACAAAGACTACACAAAGGcatttctgtctccctcccct
The nucleotide sequence above comes from Mus musculus strain C57BL/6J chromosome 12, GRCm38.p6 C57BL/6J. Encoded proteins:
- the Tcl1 gene encoding T-cell leukemia/lymphoma protein 1A isoform 3 (isoform 3 is encoded by transcript variant 5), with amino-acid sequence MNNPDPVLQLLSALPRPGPTGEMLVLMFCLFASHVLFPLHWAPRRKLWPDAAPSHAAVACSAALVGPSALLTPWQGAPEKIPVLLTSSRCSVVSVPLMILAD
- the Tcl1 gene encoding T-cell leukemia/lymphoma protein 1A isoform 1 (isoform 1 is encoded by transcript variant 1), with the translated sequence MATQRAHRAETPAHPNRLWIWEKHVYLDEFRRSWLPVVIKSNEKFQVILRQEDVTLGEAMSPSQLVPYELPLMWQLYPKDRYRSCDSMYWQILYHIKFRDVEDMLLELIDSESNDE
- the Tcl1 gene encoding T-cell leukemia/lymphoma protein 1A isoform 2 (isoform 2 is encoded by transcript variant 2), with product MATQRAHRAETPAHPNRLWIWEKHVYLDEFRRSWLPVVIKSNEKFQVILRQEDVTLGEAMSPSQLVPYELPLMWQLYPKDRYRSCDSMYWQILYHIKVLQLLSALPRPGPTGEMLVLMFCLFASHVLFPLHWAPRRKLWPDAAPSHAAVACSAALVGPSALLTPWQGAPEKIPVLLTSSRCSVVSVPLMILAD
- the Tcl1 gene encoding T-cell leukemia/lymphoma protein 1A isoform 4 (isoform 4 is encoded by transcript variant 4), with protein sequence MATQRAHRAETPAHPNRLWIWEKHVYLDEFRRSWLPVVIKSNEKFQVILRQEDVTLGEAMSPSQLVPYELPLMWQLYPKDSLETWRTCCLN